The DNA region CTTCCGCGTTGGCCACCTCTGCAGATTccgccgcttcgccgcccacctcttcttcctttccatcatggcccgcttctccgtcttcgtcgtcgccgccctcaacaCGCTCCTCCGCGCCCTCTTcaccgccctcccccccctccccctcgccgaTGAGCTTCCCGCCCTTGCGCTTCGGAATCACCGCCATGAACGCCTCGCCCCAGTCCTCACACTCGAGCCACTTGAGCATGatctcgacgacgtggtTGGTGGCGAGGATCTGGCGGCTCTTGAGCACCATGAACTCGCCGATGGGCAGGCGCGCCGTGCGGATCCCCcgctcgcgcgcccgccggtAGCACAGCCCCTTCTCGCGGTTCTTGTCCACGAGCCCGCCGATGACGTAGCTCGTGTGCGGCtccaggcgctgcagcgtGTAGGGCGACTCGGACGTCAGGTACACGACGTCGCGGTAGCGCTCGTCTaggggcggcagggcgggctCGTCTGGTAGCGGGAAGGGCTCGCGCTCGGCCACGTCCCACGAcacgggctcgtcgaggctgcgctgcagcgcggGGATCAtctcgcctcctccttcgctCCCCCGCATCTTctcgcgcgccagctccGCGCAGGCGAGGaagtcgcccgccgcgaagCCCACGCCCTTCCAGTGGtcctgctggcggccgagcaCGTCGTTGAAGCGGCgctcgatggcgccgccccagcccgcGAGCCAGAGGTGCGAGCGGTACCGCGCGGCGCGGTTGTCGGCGTAGCAGCGCGTCACCTGGCTGGACAGCGACACGCGCTCCTTGTCCGTCATGTAGCGCTCGAAGTCGCAGTCGACGATGAGCGCCACGGGCACgagcgtcggtggcggccgcggcggcggcgccagcgaccTGGGGTCCacgccctgcgcgacgagggccgcgcgctcctcgcgctgccgctcgcgccgcgtCTGCCGCTTCTCCTTGCGGCGCTTGCGGCggtcgtccttgccgtcctccCACTCTtgcgcgcggcggaggcgcttGAGGGCGTTTTTGGACATGGgaggggtggcggcggcggcgggctccgTGACGGGAggtgcggtggcggcggtggcggaggagACAGATGGCGCGTCTTCGACAGTACTTGCAGCTTCACCTGTGGGTGCGTGATGTGTTGCTTGCGCCGTGGTAGTGTTTGAGGGTGTACCCTTAGCTTGCGGCGGCTCAGGCTCACTTGGAGCAGCCTGCGCAACCAAGTCGGCTCCCTCCCCGGAGCTCATGTTGATGCGCCCGTATGAGCTCTATAAACTGCCACTGCCCGCTAAATGAGTGCCGGTGAAGCAAGGAGTCGGCGGTGGTGAACGTTCCCGATGGCTCAGTCTCAGAAGAGCCCGAGGACTGGGGTCTGAAATTgtgagaagagagagagaattGGCTTCTTGGGGCGCAAATTGGGGCCCGGAATTATCAAAGAGACACCCAGTAGCTTATAAAGAGCTTTTGGGGCAAAGCCACGACGAAAACGCTGAATTGGGTGTATGTAAGTGACGATGAGATGTCAGTCAAGGCTCGAGGATTGACGCACCTCGCAGCTGCGCCAGAAATTAATTGTTAGTGCCACTCGAGGTTCAAGGTGGAGCCCCAGGCACGCAGCCAATCCACAGGCCCCAATTGGAGCTTAGTCACGTGAAGGGCCGTCCTCACgtctgcggcgggccggccacTCGCAGCTTCGAATTGAGAGACTCCACGACCGACGGCCGCTCGAGCGTACGGGCATCACAAAACAGctctctcctctccgcccgcccttcctccctcccatcAACGACCGTCCCTACTTCTCCTcccgcgacgccatggaACGCGAAGCGACCATCAGCCCCAAGGCGCTCCTGGAGCCCGAGCTGCCGTACAAGCCCCAcgatgtcctcgacgagacggccaagacggcgctcgtcggcctcggcagcggcttcttcctcgccgccatccggAACGCCATGGCGAAGCGCAACGTCGGCGCCCTGAGCGTCTTTACTCGGGGAGCCCCCATCATCGGCATCTGCGGTGCGGCGACACACCCCAACCTTCACTCCAACTTGATCTCGACGAGGAACAGTGCACCCAATTGGGGGGACGCGGGTGGTTCCCCGGCGTGCTCCCCCCCagcgcgcgcctcgccgagtCTATGTCGGAGGATGGATGCAGTGGAAACCTGTGCTAACATGTCGTCCCAGCTGCCGGCCCCGGTGCCTACGCCTTCTTCTCCCGGACGATGATGAACCTGCGCGAAAAGGACGAcgcctgggccgcggccTTTGGTGGCTTCATGGGCGGTGCTGTCCTCGGCCTGCCCTGTATGTTTTCACGCGCCAATCCCCCTCTAGAACACCGCCCCCCACCCCTGCTTCCCGCCcgtacgccgccgcgcgtttATCAAGGCTGACGCTCCTTTCCAGCGCGCCGcatgcccgtcgtcgttggcctcgGTGCCTTCCTCGGTAGCGTCCAGGGCGTCCTGCACCTGTtcggcggccgcatcgacAGCTTTAagaaggaggacgacgagttTGCGCGCAAGGAGACGATCCGACGGACAACGCGGGTGCCCATTGAGCAGACGATTtccgaggtcggcgagggacGAGGTGCGTCGGCCACACACCCTATTCCTCCTTGTCTATTGCTTGTTTCCTATGTGGCAGCGAGGTGGCGAACTAACGTGTTTATAAACAGGCATCCGTGCCCCCGGCTACGAAgagcggaggagggagcTCGTCAAGGAAAAGTACGGATTCGAGGTCGACCCGGTCAGCGCCACCGTCGAGGGCAGCCAATGAAGCTGGAAAGGCTGCGATGGGAGGGGGAAAGCTGTCCGATTTATACCGAGTCGGATGCGTGTACATATTACTACAATCACCAAGCCCTTCCCGGGGGTCGAGGGGAGCGGCATGCCACCACTAGAGAATGGAGTTTCTTTGCTTGAACACCGGTCCTCACACGTGGTTTTACTCTGCGCGAAACTTGCGTGCTATATAAGCAGCCGGTCCGTGGTAGGGAAAGCTTGAATATGGCAGGTTGCTAGTTTGATCGATGAATAATGCCTGTGGAATGGCAAGAAACGCCCGCTTACAATCCAGTATACATCCCAACACTTGGTCCAGACCCTCTGATGAAAGAAACCTTTTCGATGCCtagcccccccggcccccctCTCACAGCGCCTTGACCGACTGGAAAAAGGGGTTCGCCTGCAGCTTCGCGTCCGCGGCCaccagctccttgagcttggccacttgctcctccttggtcaTGTTGCTGGTGGCGCGGACCTGGTCCTTCCActggacgagcagctgcttgagcatggcgctgccctcctcgacgtcctcctTGCTGtagcgcagcgccgcgtcctcgtgCTTGGTGGTGAagtcctcgagctcgtcggccttgcgcttggCCATGCGCACCACCTTGTCCGGGAAGCgcaccagctcggcgacgtggatGCCGAAGCTCTGGTCGCAGATGCCCGGCTCGACCTTGTACAGCAGCGTCACCTCGCGCTTCGCATTGGCattggcatcgccgccgccgccgccgacgccgccaatgTGCGCCGTGACGTGCAGGTTGCGGACCTGGGGATATtggtcggccagggcggtgAGCTCGTGGAAGTGCGTGGCGAACATGGCGAAGCAGCCGATTTCCTTGACAATGTGCTCTGAGATGGCCCACGCCAGGCCGAAGCCGTCATATGTCGATGTTCCACGCcccagctcgtcgatgatgatgagcgacTCGGCCGTGGCTGACTTGAGAATGTTTGCCGTCTCCAGCATCTCGGCCATGAATGTCGACACGCCCTTGAGCTGAGAGTCGCTGGCGCCAACACGGGCGAGAATGGAGTCGAAAATGGTGAGCTCGGCTTCCTGGCAGGGGACAAAGCAGCCGACCTGGGCCATGAGCGCAATTACACCGGCTTGCCTAATGTACGTCGACTTGCCGCCCATGTTGGGACCTGTGATGATGAGGAACGAGGAACGGTCCCGCGTCAGATCCACGTCGTTTGTAATGAACTGGACGTCGTCTTGAAGCTCCATGCACGGATGTCGAGCCCCGATCAGCTTGGTCTGGCCCTCGCCACGAGGGTGAATCTTGGGACGGACGTAGGCCTCGGGTGCATGGACAGAGCAATGCGCCAAAGAGACAATAACATCGAGGTGCGCCAGGACGCCCGCTAGCCTCTCTAAAACGGGGCAGTAAGATGACGCCACTTGAACGACCTCGTTGACCAGGCTGCTCTGGGTGCGGTTGTAGTTTTGCGATAGCTGGTCGTACTCGCGGCGGTAGCCTTGCATCGTCTTGGTCGTGAAGTAGACGCCGTTCTTTTGCGTTGAGCATTCCTGGTACTTGGACTTGTTCCTGATGCAGCCGGCCTCCTGCCTTGTCAGCCGCATGCAGACGCCGTGGACTTTGTGATTCGTCTCGAGGAAGATCTTCTTGTCCGCCTCCTGGCGCAAATCATTCGCAGCCTCGTGGAACTCTTCTCTGATATCGCggtcgagcttgtcgagcttACGCCGGATGATTCGCAGGCTCTGATCGTACTCGGATTTGATGATGTACTCGTGCCggtcgagggcatcgaggtcgACTGTCTGCTCGACCATGTCCTGCAGCTTGCCGAGGCTGTCCGAGAGGTCGCGTAGCTTTGATGTGTAGGCCTCATCCAAGGGGTCCCGGTACGCCTCGTCCATGACCCCTTCAAAAGTGCCGATGAAGCCGGGCAGGCGGATGACCACCTGGTAGGCCCGCACGACGTCTTCAAGGTTCGCCTTGCCCCGCTGAAAGCGCTTGGACAGACGATAAAGGTCGGGGACGGAGCGCAGGTGCTCCTCCTGCATGGTCTGACGCAGCTCGGTGTCGTTGAAGAAggcctcgacaagctgtTGTCTCTTTTCTATCTCCTGCTTGCTCATGAGCGGTTGCTTGAGCCACTGGGCGAGCAATCGACTGCCGACAGGGGTCTTGCAGTGGTTCAACACGCCAAAGATGCTCATCGTCTTGGAGCCGTCGCGAGGGCCGGGCATGAGATTCAGAGCCTtgagggccgcggcgtcgagcttcaTGAAATGGGCTAGATCGTGCTGATACAGCTGGTATTGACCAAAGTTGGAGGGATCCTGCAAAGCCCCAAGGTATTTGATGAGGGACGCGGCAGAGCCCATGGCGAGCTTCAAGTCTGTCTGCGGAAGAAGGGTTGCCGATTTTTCATCTTTAAGCAGCCGGGCCAGGTCTTGTTCAATGTCTCTGGTGCCAAAGTCTCCAGCAGGTCGCTCGGCAATGGCTACGCCACAGTTGTCGATGATTTGCCTCAGCTTGGCCAGTTCAGGATCCTTCTCTTTTTCTCCTTTATCGAGCTGGATGATGCACTCGCGGACGCCAAGCTGAATGAGGAGAGACTCGAAGTTGGAGTAGAGGTCGTTGTCGAGAAACTCGCTGACGCCAAGCTCTCGaacgctggcgtcggcgaagcAAACACCAACATTGCGCGCCTCGGATGCCTTGGCCGAGATCTTGACGGCCATGATCATGGGAGCGGAATCAATCTGGCCGCCGAGATCGTCCTCGACATCCTGAAGGTTTCCCGGCGAGGCCTGCTTCACGCACTTCCAGTTCATGCGTCCGCTAGCGCTCTCCCAGATCTCGATGCGCTTGCCAAGCTTAAACAAAGCTTCGCGCAGGAACTGTCGGAAAACGGTGATGGTCATTGTGACGGAGGGGAGGCCGGTGTGGTCGTTGCGGCCGAGCTGCCGAACGACGGAGGTTGTCTTGTAGACCTACGCGACAGTCAGGCTTGCTGCTATTTCAATACGGTCCCAATCTGTGGAAGACGGCCTACAGTTTTGGCAATGAACATGGCATCCTGGCCGTGGGATGTGTACCAGTCGCCTCGGTCGAAGATGCGGatggtgtcgtcgccgccaacggcggggAGCGACTTGAAGAAGCGGATgaagccgccctcgtcgtcgagctgcgccaGACGAACGTCAGCTGTGCAGGGTAATGACGGATGCAGCTCGCGCATACCTTGAGCTCTGGTCGCGATGCCATTGTGTCGAGTGTGATTGAGAGCTGCGCTGGCAATCAATCTCGAGAGATGTTGGCTGTTGCGCAACGTGCGGTGGCAACGGAAGGTGAAGCTGGGGAGACGCGACCAAGCCTTCGCCACGCGTTTTTAGCGGTCAATCAATTAAAGTGACGCCACGAAACTGCCGCGTCGAGTCTCACAGGATTGCAGTCCCACTAGCAGCACGTGCCCAGAGCTGTGGCTCAGGCCCCAGGCACACTGAGGTCAGTGGCTGAAATGAGCGCTGCGGAAGGCTGCAGTTGGGGGCACACAGCGGCTTCGTCTCCTACCTCCGTCGTAAAGTCCCTCCACTGCCGCGTCCTATTGACCACTTCGAGACCATCATTGGCATTGATATCGAACTTCACTCAAAGGCCCGCTCAATCCTCACGTCGCGCAACCGGTGTGGATGGCCGCTGAGGTCAGTCGCTACGTGAGTCTCTGGCCTACCATTTCCATCCCGGCCGCCCGAAACGAATGTGGTCGGCGTGGAGCCGATCAGGCAACAGTCGATTTCGGGATAAAGAAGCCGGCCTTGTTTGCGAATCATGCCACCAGAGCCAGACTGTTTGCTATTGTGCACAGCACGCAGCACACAACACGGGCAGAAGTCGCATCAATTCTTGCTGGTCTGGGGATCCCCTAGCCAATGGCATCGACCAAGTGTGTCAAAGAAACGACTCTGACGCGCCGGGTACCGTCATCACCAATATCTCAgagcggcaccggcacccaACGCCGCCACATCCCGGTTGCCGTCTGGTCAATGTTGCAGATTCGCCGCCTCGTGATTGTGAGGCCCGTACAGCGTCGCAGTGGACGCTGCTCCGTCCCACAGCCGGAGtgtcagcggcagcagcttctcaGCAAGGACCTTTTGACGGACATCTAAGACGATGAAAGGCCCCTTTCGGCCCTATGACCTGGAGGCCATAGTGGATTTTGTCCTCGACAAGGGCATGCAGACGAGCTTGGACGTCGAGCCGTGCGTCGCGGGCCGTTGTGAGCAGGGGGGACGAAGCAGTCGGATGTGACCCGAGTGCTCGACCCAGCAAGCGAACCAACAGTATTTGCGGCAATAGACATGCGTGAGAAAATCCCCGACACCCTGCTGGACCGGTTCATGCGTTCCGAATCAGGGGCTTGGAGCCGCGCCGTCTTTCCTCGACCGGTAGCAAAGTCACCTGCTGCGTTCGCCACGCTGCTGGTTCTTGGGCCGGCTCGTCCCGTGGACGCCACCCGCTCCTCAGCTCTTCGCCTCGCCGGTGTGGATGTGTGCGTAGGCGAAGGCGCTCGTGGGATGACGGCAAACGCTCATGCATATGCCGTGCAACCCTGTTTCATGCTTACTTCGATGTACGAAAGTAGTAGCAGAGTGCTCGAGTATGCACAGATCGGCAGCACCGCGCGAGGATCCGCCCGAAGCGACCAACGAGGCGAATCGCTGCTCTTCCATGGAAGACCTTTTTACTCGGCGGAATGGCCAGACCGGACGAAGCGCAGCCTCGGCGTGCGACCATTCATTCTCTTGATATGAACCCTGAGAGACGGTGGCCGCACGTTCGAGAGCACAGGACGATCTACGGTGCAGCCCCCTCGGGCAGGGAGTTGGAAATGCCTCTCCTCGCGCATCCCCTTCGCATGTACATGCAATACACGGCTAGACGCGAGGGCAGCGCAAGCAAGTTAGTACCCGATTAACTATTTGGTACGTACTTTGTGCGAAAGAGGGCGTCGCGCCCTTGGCTGCATGCGCCCATCGTGGGGCCGGGCGCCCATCAAGGTTGAAGCCCACATCAACGCATGGCCATCCGGGTTCTCCCACGGCGATGCTGACCGTTCGCCAAGACCGACTCTGCGCAGCGCCCTCACCTCTGGGCCCAGTCTTTAGACCGTCAACATGGAGAGgggtcgccgtggcgggcgcctgAAAATTGTGCGAAGGAGGCGGTCCTCCGGTCCGTGGGCGACGGGTGAGACTATAATATAGTGTGCGGTGCCAGGAACGGACATGCCCGTGTCCCTTCTTGACATTGTCAACAACTCGTCCTCCGTCTGCCCGGATACTGCCTGTTGTCCTGCTCGACATTTCTTCCTTTGGCCAAGAGAGAAACGCTAGACCGTGGGGCCAAGTCGCAAGCCGAGCTGCACAGACCGACGAACGCCGCCAGAGTCTGATTTAAGCTTATTTTAAGCGCTGGCGCTGCAACACGACGGCTATCACGGCACTCCGTACCGCCGCACACAGACATTAACTTAGTATCCGTGTGGCCAACGTGTCAACTATCCATCCGTTGGTGTCGTTGAGCTGAGTACTGTACGACAACCATCATCATGCATGCCAGACTATACACGGTGAGCCTCGCTTTTGTCGGCGTGGCTGTCGCCTCACGTAGTGGCGTCTTCCCGCGACAGACAGCCGCGCCGTCCACAACAGCGAGCAGTGCCCCCCAAGTCACCGCCATCTCCAGCTGCCATTTTCATGGATCACAAATGTGCGTGGTGCCTCTGACGGCGGTCCTGATCGGCGACTGACTAGCAACGGCAGGTTCTGCATGGCCGGAACGACAGAGTTTCAGGTCAAGACGACGCCCACTCAGACGACCGACATTCCTGCCCAGTTCACAGACTGCCacagccatggcgccgaaATGTGAGTTGGTACTAATTTGCAGAGTCCAAGTATAGTGCTGGGTGCTGGGATGCAGGCTGACGCGAACGACTACTCAGGTACTGTGTAGCtcccaacggcgacgacgtcgaggtggACCCCCAAACAGATGA from Purpureocillium takamizusanense chromosome 3, complete sequence includes:
- the TRM10 gene encoding tRNA (guanine(9)-N(1))-methyltransferase (EggNog:ENOG503NU3A~BUSCO:EOG09263760~COG:S), which codes for MSSGEGADLVAQAAPSEPEPPQAKGTPSNTTTAQATHHAPTGEAASTVEDAPSVSSATAATAPPVTEPAAAATPPMSKNALKRLRRAQEWEDGKDDRRKRRKEKRQTRRERQREERAALVAQGVDPRSLAPPPRPPPTLVPVALIVDCDFERYMTDKERVSLSSQVTRCYADNRAARYRSHLWLAGWGGAIERRFNDVLGRQQDHWKGVGFAAGDFLACAELAREKMRGSEGGGEMIPALQRSLDEPVSWDVAEREPFPLPDEPALPPLDERYRDVVYLTSESPYTLQRLEPHTSYVIGGLVDKNREKGLCYRRARERGIRTARLPIGEFMVLKSRQILATNHVVEIMLKWLECEDWGEAFMAVIPKRKGGKLIGEGEGGEGGEEGAEERVEGGDDEDGEAGHDGKEEEVGGEAAESAEVANAEVITGVGAEGATQDTQ
- a CDS encoding uncharacterized protein (TransMembrane:3 (o59-80i92-110o116-134i)~EggNog:ENOG503P2XV~COG:U); this translates as MEREATISPKALLEPELPYKPHDVLDETAKTALVGLGSGFFLAAIRNAMAKRNVGALSVFTRGAPIIGICAAGPGAYAFFSRTMMNLREKDDAWAAAFGGFMGGAVLGLPSRRMPVVVGLGAFLGSVQGVLHLFGGRIDSFKKEDDEFARKETIRRTTRVPIEQTISEVGEGRGIRAPGYEERRRELVKEKYGFEVDPVSATVEGSQ
- the msh2 gene encoding MSH2 protein (EggNog:ENOG503NVGK~COG:L~BUSCO:EOG09260EPQ) yields the protein MASRPELKLDDEGGFIRFFKSLPAVGGDDTIRIFDRGDWYTSHGQDAMFIAKTVYKTTSVVRQLGRNDHTGLPSVTMTITVFRQFLREALFKLGKRIEIWESASGRMNWKCVKQASPGNLQDVEDDLGGQIDSAPMIMAVKISAKASEARNVGVCFADASVRELGVSEFLDNDLYSNFESLLIQLGVRECIIQLDKGEKEKDPELAKLRQIIDNCGVAIAERPAGDFGTRDIEQDLARLLKDEKSATLLPQTDLKLAMGSAASLIKYLGALQDPSNFGQYQLYQHDLAHFMKLDAAALKALNLMPGPRDGSKTMSIFGVLNHCKTPVGSRLLAQWLKQPLMSKQEIEKRQQLVEAFFNDTELRQTMQEEHLRSVPDLYRLSKRFQRGKANLEDVVRAYQVVIRLPGFIGTFEGVMDEAYRDPLDEAYTSKLRDLSDSLGKLQDMVEQTVDLDALDRHEYIIKSEYDQSLRIIRRKLDKLDRDIREEFHEAANDLRQEADKKIFLETNHKVHGVCMRLTRQEAGCIRNKSKYQECSTQKNGVYFTTKTMQGYRREYDQLSQNYNRTQSSLVNEVVQVASSYCPVLERLAGVLAHLDVIVSLAHCSVHAPEAYVRPKIHPRGEGQTKLIGARHPCMELQDDVQFITNDVDLTRDRSSFLIITGPNMGGKSTYIRQAGVIALMAQVGCFVPCQEAELTIFDSILARVGASDSQLKGVSTFMAEMLETANILKSATAESLIIIDELGRGTSTYDGFGLAWAISEHIVKEIGCFAMFATHFHELTALADQYPQVRNLHVTAHIGGVGGGGGDANANAKREVTLLYKVEPGICDQSFGIHVAELVRFPDKVVRMAKRKADELEDFTTKHEDAALRYSKEDVEEGSAMLKQLLVQWKDQVRATSNMTKEEQVAKLKELVAADAKLQANPFFQSVKAL